CCCCcatttttccatcttatttCAATACATGGTGCCAAACTAGAAGtccaaaacaaattaaaagcagtcCCACTGTGATGTGTTCTCTGAATTTCCTCCCCCAGCTCATAAGGCCATAAGCTCTTAGACCACTGACTTCAATACTGTTAAAGCAGGGAATCATTTCTACTAAATGGCACTTCTTTTAGAAGTGATCTAGTTATTCCCCTCCTAGATTCCCCCTGTTAAACTGAATTACACGTCTGAAAGATTTTTCACTGGCAGTCCAAACACTTGCTGGCAAGACAGAACTTTACAGGCTATTTCATAACACAAAAGCTGTTTGCATTACAAAAAGTCCTCAATTTCTAGCCCTTCAGAGCTTACGTATATTAGACCAGGCAATGGTGTTTTATCTTGGTTTACTTAATTTCACTGTAACAACTTCtcaaatgccttttatttttgagtgtatttatttctttgatcaCGCTGGTGTGGAGGCAACACTCAAACAAAAGTCATCGGTTTGAGTCTAGAAAATCCTAACAGCAACAttcaaacttatttttataatcAAAAGATTACATTAGGTTAATGGACCGGGGAGGATTTATGTATACCAAGTAGTGCCGAAGGCTGAAAGAATTTGAGTGCTGAAGTCAAATATTGGCCAACAGTACTCAAGTTTTTTCCACCTGATCGTGCCTATTTAGAGCCCCATACACTTTCAGCCAAGTCttccaagagaagaaaagtcATCCTTGATAAACATCTAAGGCAAAATGCTGTCTAAGATACTGACAGGCTAAATTAGCACCTCTGTAACTGATGTAACAGTCACACTGACAGTGTTTCATAATATCCCAACCTCAGCTTTACACATACACAACATACCCATTTCAGCACTGAAGCCCATTCAGAATCACCTTTGCTAAGCCACCTTCTTGTATTAAACCAGCAAGGATTactggtttaaaaagaaaacacttcattgTGATGTCAGACAAAAATACCTGCCTTGCAGTAACAACATACACTTACTCCATCTATCGTTTTCTTCTTGAAGCATCTGACAACATTTATCACATTAACATAGAAAGAAAACCCATCTCCTGTTTTAgttcactaggagagtggttaggccctggaacaggctgcccagggaggttgtggatgccccgtccttggaggtgttcaaggccaggttggacgggaccctgggcaacctgatctagtaaatgtgtatgtttggtggccctgccaggcaggggggttggagctacgtgatccttgaggtcccttccaacccgggtcattctgtgattctgtgattctataactcATTAAATACTGACAAATTGCTTCTCTGCAAAATGTCTGgaaaattacaataaaataaaaaaccaacacaaaaactTGCAGAGCTGCAAGGTCATGGTCAGAATCAAGAATGAAGTGCTGAAAACTAGGTTAACACTTGTTCTTTGTCCGATCCCTCAAATACTACAGCAGTTTTATCACCTTTTGCAGATCTAAAAGTCtccagaaagctgaaaagaaagcaacagaaacaaacttaCTCCCTCTTCTCTCATTTAGCTACAGAATCCTTGTCCATGTACTTAAAGAGTACTGCCTTATTTACACTCCAGATAAGAAAGCAGTATAAGAACAATTTTCCAGTGGGTAAAGGGCCACAAAGCTTGCCTCAccttgaaatgttttgctttaaaattcagaGAGGAACAGAGACGAAGTCTCCTCCAAGCTGTGCACTTCTCAATGCAATGCAGTTTTGACCACAACAGCCTTCAAACTGACCTTCCCCTCCAAAAAATACCCGTGTAAAACCTGTGGCTCAGAAATACCCTTTACAGTGGGGTTGTTGACATTTGACAGCAGCCCAATTCTCTGCAAAGCAGGCAGCCCTCCAGTCACATGGCCCGACCCACCGAGATCCCAATCACCCTGCAGGTCTTCCTTCCTTTATCTATGAGCAAACTACTGCAGTGTGATGGCAGCTTATGTTTTATGTCAGATAGATAACTtgatgacaagaaaaaaagttcttatCTGAAAACTGTCTCCAGTCTTCTGCAGCCTGGTCATAGTTTATCTAACATcagaataatcacagaatgacccgggttggaagggacctcaaggatcatatagttccaacccccctgcctggcagggccaccaaacatacacctttactagatcaggttacccagggccccgtccaacctggccttgaacacctccaaggacggggcatccacaacctcccagggcagcctgttccagggcctaaccactctcctagtgaagaacttccccctaacatccaacctaaatcttccctcttttaacttaaatccatttccccgtgtcctgctattgtcagcccttttgaagagtttactcccctcctgggagtaagttcccttcaggtattgaaaggctgcaataaCATTGAAGGTTATTCCTAATAATTGAACACAACACAAAATGGATTGACATTGAGCTGTCGTTACTCATTTACATGCcaaaaagttgtatttttcGTTTCTTTGTAAGGCTACTTGTAACTCCTGTGCAGTTCAGCAGTTGCCTGGAATGACACAAGACAATGGAAGAGGCAGCAGCCAAGAACAGGAATCCTTCAGCCTGCAAAACCCTTGGATCATGAAATCATCCCAGGCCTACTGCCAGAATCTCTTTAGTTACTGTAACTTACATCTAACCACAAAGTGGATCAGAAAAACATATCAGGAGAAACACCACATACGGACCCAGCCTCCACCTTCCACCTCATTACTCACTTCCAAGCTGAATGATCAAACTTAACAACACTGAttaaattcagaaaaagaaaaaaaagaaaagaacaattttcagAAACTCACAAGTAAGCATCTCCTAAGTACTTTAAGTACTATGTCATAATAATATCACTGACTTTCAGCCAGCTATAAAGCAACCTTCAGAGTAAGTTGGTCCAGCATCACTAGGAATTCACAGGATCACATTAACTGACCTGCAACCCAACTTGGTTACTGCTCCCTCTCTGTCAGTAGCTTACCAATCAGCTAAATACTATTTCTCATCTGTGCTCCTCTCGACAGTACATGactctcccttttccttctgagatCCTTAGCAATAGCTGCCTCGGTCActaccacagaatcacagaatgacccgggttggaagggacctcaaggatcatgtagttccaacccccctgcctggcagggccaccaaacatacacatttactagatcaggatgcccagggccccgtccaacctggtcttgaacacctccaaggacggggcaacCGCATAAGCTgctaacaaaacaaagcagacacACAAGAAAATCCCCCTAGAAGCCCATCACTCTCAACCACCCCACGCCGATAAACGGGAGACCAATGACAACAGCGGCCGTGTCGGTGCTGGGCCGCTTCCCAGGCGAGACGCCCGCAGTCACGGGATCCCGCTCACACCACCCGGTCCTCGCCGAGCCGGGCCCTCACCCACCGCCGCCGGGCACAGCCCGCAGCCCTCAGCCCGGCACTCACCAGAGTACAGCCACAACCGAACGGGTACAAGGGGAACAGCGAGACCCTCTGCACCCCAAAGCTGCCGGGGCAGGATCCGCACAACAAGCCGTCACCCACCCCGGACACCAGCCCCTACCGTGCCCTCCCCTCAGAGTCCCTCCGCACCCACCAAACAGCCACTACCTGCCCACGGATAGGAGCTGCCCACAGCACCGAGACACAGCTGCGCCGCCGGGCgctgagggaagggagaaacaACATGGCGGAACAGACGGGGGTGGGGGCGGGCCGGTGACGTGTGTCCCGCTTGGCTCTGCCCCCGGCAGGacaggggaggggaagggagaggaggggcGGTGAGACCCCGCCCTTCCAGGGGGTGCCCGCTGCCGTGGGTGGAGCAGGGGGAACCTGTCACTGGGGCAGCTCGGTGTGAAGGTCGAGTGGTTGTTTGAGAACAtgacagcagggaagaaatCTAAAGAAATCGGCTACAGAGTATCTGTTACGCTCTTACAGCGTGTTATAGGAATGACGAAACGTGTAGAAATGTATTTAAGTGTATTTTGAAGAGGTCCCCGCATCATGAAGAGGAACGGGTGATTATAGGCTTAAGGGATGAGCCTTTGAAACACCACTTTGCCCCAGCAGCCGTCACATGCTTTCGATCACAAGGGTGAGGCAATCAGACTGGATCTGCCGCTTGCACAGTCATCTGGGGTTTGGATCAGATGTACTaaggaatggaaaacaagaTCTCTGTGTTATCGGAGGGAAATGCCTCCCActgacagcagcacccaggCTAAAGGCAATGCGATGACACTACCGGCATTCTTACTTAACAAAGCTGGACTCTGAAAACGTTTAAAGACTTGTTTCCTGGGACCtgctttcatctgctttttttccccctcagctCCCCCTGCTACTGTTATTCATGTTTGGTACAAAAAGTGCTTGCTGTAGCACGCTGAGGAACCCCAGGAGCACTGCTGGTGATCATGGCACTCAAGGAAGACAGGCCTGTCACGCCTCAGCAGCAGGTTGAAGGAAATTACGCCTCAGCAGCAGGTTGAAGGAAATTACCACCTGAGATGTTGCGTGGCCATTTCACACCAAAATCACTCTGATTTCAGATCCGGATGGAAACATCGCTCCATAATGGCACCACAGGCCTAGCCCCCACCCCAGACCTGTGGCCCTGATTTGGCCTTGGCATGGCCTGTCCCTGTGGGCTGGCTGAATCCACTGGCTGGGCCTGCCTTGGCTGGATGCTGTGGGCCTTCTTCCTGAGGTCTCCATCCACATACcctgcactgccagccctgTAGCAGAATGAGGGTTGGTTTTATGCCAACATCTATCAACAGCAGAATGGCAAGCAGAGGACAGTGGGGGTTTTCATTCAAGGGAATGTTCTGCATCAGCAAAGCCCCCGTGCAGCACAGCTCGTGAATATTGCTTTTTACCATCCGTAATTGGCAAGGAGACTTTGTCCCATCCTGGCAAGTGATGACCTTGCTTCAATAAAACATGACTCTGTCACCTCCTGTCTGAATCAGGGCAATAAAAAATAAGGGGATATGAAGTCAGCTGCTTTTATTGCTCAGCTAATACCACACTGTGGCAAGCCAGGCCCCCCAAACAAGTATCAAAGTGCTCCTTATTTCCCAGACATTCAATGATCTGGGCCATTACACCCTGCGTACTCCTCAAAGGATCATAATTTAACATGTTTGTTCCTTATCAACAGTTAACAATGAGTAGCTAACCTCTTTTTGCTAGcatagaacaaaacaaacaaaaatacagtaaatgaaCCTTTCCTTTTGTATGTACCATGGCAGtctcaaatgaaataaacaacaaaagtGCACTGTTTCCCTTTTGTCttagaaaggaaggaaaagttcTAAACAACAAACGGCAGTAGAGCAACGTGCTACAGGAAAATAGCTGAGGGAAAACCCAAAGGCCCCCAGCAGGACAGAGTCAACTGCAGGGGATCTCCAGGAATGAGGAGTGCTGTTGTGAAGGCAGCTATTAGCTACTGCTCATCAACTCTGATTGGGAGAATAATCCTCAGAATAATATCTTATTATTACCTTATTGTTATCTTATCTTATCTTATGCTTATTCTGCATGTATTTGTCAGTTTGGATTTCCCCTAATGTCATGCCCCTTTGCAGAGGAGCATCATGGATACAGCTAACAATCAGATGAAAAGCAATAATCCCTGCTCCAAGTAgctgagagatttttttcccatcaggAACAAACCTAGAAGATCCCAACAACCTAAAAGAACCTCGCTTTTCAAagcttcctttttattcttgttttggaATTCTGCCATTCCCTATACCCCAGTAATCTCAACCCTCATGCTGGTGCACACACTGTGTGGTTGCAGGTTGACTCTTTAGAACCAATTTGAGCCAAAACACATAATCTTATCCAGGCAAACATTTTAAGCCTGCGCAGTTACACAGTCTAGGCAGAGACAGCATAACCTATTGACAGactgcagccaggagcagtACTTTGCATAGTGAAACTGAGGCTGAACCTTTTCAAAATAAGAGCAAAGTCTGCATGGCTTGCCTGAATGATTGCAGCTCACATTTGGCACTTGCATGTCTGCAAAGTACTGATACGTAGCAGCACATGACACCACAGGACACCTGTTTTCTACTAAACCTTTTCAGTCACGAGGAGTGGATACAATCAAAGACGGAAAAAATGAAGTGGTCATGAACTGTGTTAGGTGAAAATAACTGATGGTGTGAAATGATCAAGAAAGTCATAAAATGACTCGTGATTTCATATTCAGTTTCTCCAACTGCTAAATGCTAGATTTTCACACATTTATCAGCATGAACTAGGTGTGAAACTAAACCTAGATGAGTTTTTTCCACCAACGCTGGAATAAGCAAGGCCTCCTTtcctatatatttatataacttAATTACAACAGACTCTCCTCATTCTCCCTGCCTccccatgttttcttttcctttccaccaGTACTTCCAGGCCTCTGCCTTGACCCAGATTACAATCTAGGCaagaagcagaattattttgtgCCTGGCTTTAAGGTAGTATCAGAAACCTAGAAGCTATCTGTGTTATAGCAGtttaaacagaacaaataactCCTCTGTAAAGCAGAGGACTCCAACTTTTctaacagaaagagaaattctATTAATGATTACAGAGTTTCACAAAAGTTACAAACATATGCTCATCTTTTAATGTCTAGCTTTGTACCAAATACAGTTAAAAACTGTAATCATGTTTGATTGTGactgagaaagaaggaaatggaggaaTGCCTGCTTGGCATTGGATTACCACAGGAAACTACTTAAAAATGGTGAGTTTGCAATCCTGAGGGTGCAAGTATTAATAAGTATTAACTGGCATATTAATATACAAGTTAATAATAAGTATTAAACTGGTATATTAACCTGAGCAGactgttccatgcccactgcaCTCTGGTCTAGGCCCTTTCCCTAACCCCCAGCTGCCCATTCCTgtcccctgacacagctccatgctgttccctcaggccctgtctCTGTCCCCAGAGTCCTCCACTCCCATTGAGCGCAGCCACCATGAAGCCTcctctcagctcctctgctctgtgttgagCCAACCAGGAGATCTCAGTTGCTCTTCATACACCTTACCCTCCAGACTCTACACCACCTTCATTAccctcctttggacactctcCAATAGTGCAGGAGGTGAAGCCACACAGTgtagagcagagcaggactATTATTTACTATAACCCTTTGGGCCCATCCCATCAGCCAACTGCTTACACATCactttatgtttttgtttaacTGTATGCTGGGCATTTTGTCCGGAAGCATTCTGTGAGAAACAGTATTGAAATCTTCATTGAAATTGAAAAAGACATCATCAGATGGCTTCTCTTTGTCAACTAGATGGATGTTCTTGTCATACTTTAGCAAATTAAATTTGCTAAACtggaacttttcttttttaaacacataGCCTTACCACTTAAAAAAGAATCAgatcttcaaaataatttagcattttttaaaagtgtttttgcaattttttatttGTGCCTATGTAGTATCAATATCCGATTTCACACTATACAGTTTCAAGAGGCACCTtcttttatctgtgtttttcaaTGACTTAATGTGAACGAGCATTACAAACAAATCCATCTGCTGTGATACCATTGTTCTCCACATTCATTGCAAATAACAAAAGTCAACATTTGTTCATCGGGATTTGTGTTTCGCACCCAGCCTGGAAGAAAGAGTGTTCCTCTGGCAATCATAGTGACAGTGCAATCAGATTTTTCACAGCGCCtacactttattttgtttgtctgtGTGCCATTAATAACTTGTGGAAGCTGATGTTCTTGAATAGAGGACTCTGTGTACAGGGCCCTGAGCTGTTTCAGTTCATTACTGGCCATTTCCATCACTGTCATCTCGGCAAAAGCCTTTGGACTCAAAGACCCTGAAAAAAGGTTATGTTTTAAGTTGCAGCTTTTAGGGTTCTTCAAGTTAGAGATTTTACTTCTGATGcaatttttatactttttgtcatttttagaaTGAAGAGCAAAAACATGTTCTTCAATTTCTTTAGAAAGCTTTAGCCATCTATCAGCTTCTTCCTTGTCTTTGGCAGAACCAGTCAAAGCTTTATAAAGAAGATCTGTGCATTTACACCTCAGAGCTCTCATGTGATCCTGCTGAGAGACTCCTTCATTAACAAGAGGTTTAGAACCTTCATTATCAATATGCCCTTCATCAAAAGGGGAAAGCTGATCTATTTCTGCATTGTTACTTGCATTTTTAACAGTTTGTGGTGGGACCAAACTTTTAGAAGTGACAGCATCTAATACTTCCTGCTGACAAGGTCCTTCAGGCAACAGCTGTTCCACGGGAATCTCAAGATGTTCAGTTTCCTCACTCACACATACAGAAATTGACTTCTTCACTTGCACTGCTTGAAGACGGCTATTCTTGTAAAGTGCTTTCCATCTTGCTAAtagctgctttgctttctttttcagcccCACTGAAGGGCAGCTCTTGAGTATTCTGTATACAACCTTGACAACTTCTGTCCCCTGAAGATATTCTACAGTCATACTGACATCTTCAAGCTCTTTAAGATGATCCTCAATATCTTGGAAATTGTTCTCAGAGAGCAGCTTTTCAATACAATGGATTCTGTATATAATATTTTTCTGGTCAGACATTTttaaacctgaaagaaaaaaaaacaaacaacataaaaaatttTCTGCAATTACGATATTTAttacatcattttctttatattcatcTTGTAAGTTCTTCTTACAGAGTTAACTattcaaaattactttttaaggaaaaaaaaaccagtatTTTACCAACACTTGCACCAAGAAAGGCACTGCCAGAAGAATAGAAATGACTAATCAAACTTGTTTTTCTATGCACATACAGcaaaatagaagtaaaaagGGACAGTCCCAACTACCACAAGGCAACAGGTAACTACAAAGCCATTCTGACAGCTGAGATTACAGGTGGGTTTTGTGGTGCTTAATGCATTAGCACTCATACCACTGAACTACCAAGGAGCAGTGAGTTCTGAAAGTCAGtgtttttcactgaaagcaaCAGATGAACACTCACTGATGTATAAAATCTCCTATCCTAtttagggaactgggtctgtttagccttgtgaaaagaaggctgagaggggacttgatccaggtttataaatacctgaggtgtgggggtcatagtggtgaggctggtctcttttcagtagtgcgtggggacaggactaggggtaatggaatgaaactacagcataggaagctctgcacgaatgtgtgcaagaacttctttatggtgagggtgacggagcactggaacaggctgcccagggagggggtggagtctccttctctggagatattcaagacccgcctggatgcctacctgtgtgacgtggtgtagggagcctgctttggcaggggggttggactcgatgatctccagaggtcccttccaacccctacaattctgtgattctgtgattaatttaTACCTTTTCCAAAACATATAAAAGGAAGCTTTATAGGCAACGTATCATCCCCTCCTCACGCATAAGGCAGCAAAATATCAGAGTTTTTACAGGATTAGTGTCAACAGATTCAATTTACTGAAAATGTTGGTTTTGAAGAAGGTTCGTTTTTCCATTGCACAAAATATGAACGTATGAAAAATCCCGTCCTTCTGCTGCAGTAGCTATTTGAATAACATAATGTCCTCACTCTGCTGAATACAGTCCGTACTGCTACCTTCCTGATAGCCTCCAAGGGCAGACTTTTAGAAGTAAACACTACAACTTATTTAATCTGAATGTTACAAATCACAACATGAAAATTTACCTCAAACCAAGCAAGattctgctgccatctttctAAAACGtgcaaaataaatctttctcagtaaaaaaaagaCTCTAAATCTCAACTTCCATGAACCTGTATCTCAACATCTTTCTCCACTTTTCACTATTTCCAAGCATCCTACTACAAATAAATATGCAAGCTGGAGTGATAtagaatatcaggaaaaaaaaaaaaaacacattttttttctcctctttcttttctttaaagcaatCATTGCAGTAACTACACCCTCATTTGGCAAGATCTTTTTCATAAATTGTTCTAAGCACAGAGATGTCTGATTATCTGTTCTATCTGTTGTCTTGATTTCAATAAAACATGCAAGCTCCAATTAACATTAACTTCTGGTGCAGACAGATGAGATATATGAGGACTGATTCTTCATTTCAGACTTTTTCCTCAAGTCTTCTTActtcaaaagaataaaactacCGAGTTAATGTGGGAACAGGATCTAACAAAAGATACctaaataattttttcatgcatttacTGAAGATAACAGAATTTTCAGGTGTTCTGAAGAACTTTTAAGTATCACCACAACTTAATATGGGTAATTTCTACAATTAAGGAACAGTAAgtagctgaaaacattttattggGAGCTGTAAAGCTAAGGTTAAGAACTAGTCTGCAGTATGATTAAGGGAGTGATACTAATGTAACTCAGTGGATCATAAGCCCCAAATCACACTCTGGCTCCTACGTCACCCATGATTTCCACCAGTACCTAAACCTTTCACTTGTCATGCAAGAGATCACGCATTCTCTCTCTTCCAAAATCATCTCTTCACAGCTGCTAACCAGGGACGCACATCAGACTGGTAAACTTTTAACATGTCTGTCGTCGCTCTTTCCCTTTCTAGCTCTGTTATTACGTTATAATTTGATCATCAAGGCTACCCAAAAACAGTCACACCTACAAACTGATTTGAGAACATCTGCAAACTCCTAATTGCTACTTTTGCAAATCCTTAAGAGTTAAAGACACATCACATGTATCCTAATACTGATACATGTATTGTCTTCCAGCCAGAGCCTTATTGCATGATCCCATATATTCTGACATTACTAACATTATTCTCCTGCTGTTGAACAGAACTAAATGTGTAGGCACAGTGAGTGGTGTGTTGTAAGCACCCGTCCTCTTTCCTTATGATTTAGTCTTCAGTATCTGTGCAAAAAATTATTGGCTGAAGTTGTATATATCATGACCCTATAAAAGGTCACTTGCACTTGGAAACTGATGCAAGGCCAGATACACACACGCACATTTGAAGGAACTCACAAGTAGATTTCTTGCACCATCACTATTTCCATGATGAAATCTCCCAGGAAggggggaaagaagaggaagaaagaaagctgGACAATTTGCACATTTCGCAGCTTTCAGTTGTACTATGCATGCCAGAAATAAGTTTAAACATTAGGTAGGGCCTTGGagctcaaaagaaaagaaggacaAGACAGCGAGGATCAACTTTCATTATGTTTCTACAAGCACAGACGACAGACCAGCCTGACCTCCATAGCAAACGCTGTCTGCTTTCACTTCACTTGTCTTGAAACGGCTCATTCTTGCCTGACATTTTGAAGCCCCGTGAGAGCTCAAATAATGTTTataacagaaattatttttctaaagcag
The Coturnix japonica isolate 7356 chromosome 1, Coturnix japonica 2.1, whole genome shotgun sequence DNA segment above includes these coding regions:
- the TCEANC gene encoding transcription elongation factor A N-terminal and central domain-containing protein, translating into MSDQKNIIYRIHCIEKLLSENNFQDIEDHLKELEDVSMTVEYLQGTEVVKVVYRILKSCPSVGLKKKAKQLLARWKALYKNSRLQAVQVKKSISVCVSEETEHLEIPVEQLLPEGPCQQEVLDAVTSKSLVPPQTVKNASNNAEIDQLSPFDEGHIDNEGSKPLVNEGVSQQDHMRALRCKCTDLLYKALTGSAKDKEEADRWLKLSKEIEEHVFALHSKNDKKYKNCIRSKISNLKNPKSCNLKHNLFSGSLSPKAFAEMTVMEMASNELKQLRALYTESSIQEHQLPQVINGTQTNKIKCRRCEKSDCTVTMIARGTLFLPGWVRNTNPDEQMLTFVICNECGEQWYHSRWICL